In Silene latifolia isolate original U9 population chromosome 3, ASM4854445v1, whole genome shotgun sequence, a single window of DNA contains:
- the LOC141647412 gene encoding F-box/LRR-repeat protein At4g14103-like, which yields MTGRKQNMNSYCASKGFLRSCCADRLTSLPNELLGRILSLLPTKDVAATQVLCKRMRPSLSWITSVDLVYSPASLCAKCPIQDERFPLFKSFVIYVLHKLHHSQQSLTGFRLRLGGDKNIPFLTLEHHCNNACFPDVEPARLHAWISYPLAHCGLRELDLSLLVRNPNDSKLPPSLFACQSLEVLKLDFNLEIDDCAHIPRICLPNLKLLCLHSFVFNEDDFVNRLVSSCPALEDLSITYCSWKKSDHLTISSHSLQRLVLNNFKCDEEKNSELVVIDTPNLQYFDYFDNLSFRYSVNVKALVEACIYIRHLLQLGTFETAFLCQLDLLRSLSDVQHLSLFGMSAEIMAFVGELKYQLPIFHNLRTLELGPWGFFDSRWDSVLLLILHRSPLLEALVFPEGLFDRIHVRPSSIEVETAALEAECWRSAATIPSCCLTHLKRIEFGRCFGTDRELNVIKFLLRAVSVLKDLVISLTCMSKDLTEDQSSAPNLEQFELTLKELPRASNSCFITVQRHI from the exons ATGACGGGTAGGAAACAGAATATGAACAGTTATTGTGCAAGTAAGGGATTCTTGCGTTCATGTTGCGCAGATAGGCTTACCAGTTTACCAAATGAATTATTGGGTCGAATTTTGTCTCTGCTTCCAACTAAGGATGTTGCTGCTACACAAGTATTGTGCAAAAGGATGAGACCCTCTTTATCATGGATCACAAGTGTAGACTTAGTTTACTCCCCTGCATCTCTTTGCGCAAAATGCCCTATTCAAGATGAGCGCTTCCCTCTTTTTAAATCATTTGTCATCTATGTATTGCACAAATTACATCACTCTCAGCAGTCTCTTACCGGTTTTAGACTTCGTTTGGGCGGGGACAAAAACATACCCTTTCTTACTCTGGAGCATCATTGTAATAATGCTTGTTTCCCTGATGTGGAACCTGCCCGTCTTCATGCATGGATCTCTTACCCGTTGGCCCATTGCGGTCTCAGGGAGCTTGATCTTTCCTTACTTGTAAGAAACCCTAATGATTCTAAGCTCCCTCCAAGTCTTTTTGCTTGCCAATCTTTAGAGGTGTTGAAGCTTGATTTCAATCTTGAAATCGATGATTGTGCTCATATACCGCGCATTTGTCTGCCTAATTTGAAACTCTTATGCCTTCATTCCTTTGTTTTTAATGAGGATGACTTTGTTAATAGGCTAGTTTCAAGCTGTCCTGCCCTTGAAGACCTTTCTATAACTTATTGTTCATGGAAGAAGTCGGATCATTTGACCATTTCTTCTCATTCTCTTCAGAGACTTGTCTTGAATAATTTCAAATGTGATGAAGAGAAAAACAGCGAGCTTGTAGTTATTGACACCCCTAATTTGCAATACTTTGACTATTTTGATAACTTATCATTTCGCTACTCTGTAAATGTGAAAGCTCTTGTCGAAGCTTGCATCTATATTAGGCATTTGTTGCAACTTGGTACTTTTGAGACTGCTTTCCTGTGCCAGCTTGACCTCCTCAGATCATTATCTGATGTTCAGCATTTATCTCTGTTCGGAATGTCTGCTGAG ATCATGGCTTTTGTTGGTGAGTTAAAGTATCAGCTTCCTATATTTCATAATCTAAGAACTCTAGAGCTGGGCCCATGGGGATTCTTTGACTCGAGATGGGATAGTGTGCTGTTGTTGATTCTTCATCGTTCGCCATTGTTAGAAGCACTTGTTTTTCCGGAG GGTCTTTTTGACCGTATCCATGTTCGTCCTTCCTCTATCGAAGTGGAGACAGCTGCTTTGGAAGCGGAGTGTTGGAGAAGTGCTGCAACAATACCTTCATGTTGTTTGACTCATCTCAAACGAATTGAATTTGGCCGTTGCTTTGGAACTGACCGAGAACTAAATGTGATCAAATTTCTTTTGCGGGCGGTGTCAGTTTTAAAGGATTTGGTTATATCACTCACATGCATGTCAAAAGATCTTACTGAAGACCAATCTAGTGCTCCTAATTTAGAACAGTTTGAGCTCACACTTAAAGAGTTGCCGAGGGCCTCAAACTCTTGTTTTATTACGGTGCAGCGTCATATTTAA
- the LOC141648843 gene encoding uncharacterized protein LOC141648843 — MMSKKLTQQMKKTETKVQPHVLVQLSDADVAPEISYWKTAIYESLQSEQLMFDNKPVFIHEWSADTELVKHEVTAVPIWIKLVGLELKFWGENALKKISGIIGEYIRCDDATVHKTLLSYAKILVKVKIDQKFPTAVEFMDEKGKVQTLKVEYDWLPLKCSQCKGMGHLAANCRKPDDKVQPAKPDGKEKNLNGKKPAVTTPKVMRNSITPTRILTRMKSQEFVADSIPGKSTFIEVFNSAVQKSVQMAKGGLSSGRLRLERRFKEDASSRVDNGYYRILEHKGKHKGGRIWFLWNPQGFDVNIEDITSQTIHAYVKDKINGRAFWFTCVYGFNDLGMRSALWDSLKSYSHHCAEAWAIGGDFNNVLTYLERIGAEVSLAEIQPFQDCIEYCQVQDIKAIGSFFTWNNKQGATTRKYSRLDSFLVNEEWLSVYPDAYANFMPERIFDHCPCVVQFGKTVQRKKVPFKYYNMWSLATDYSQIVETAWSEQVDGTPIYQLASKLKKLKMPLKCLNKNNFSDIENTASITLWLCSRYIRT; from the exons ATGATGAGTAAGAAACTTACGCAACAAATGAAAAAGACTGAGACTAAAGTTCAACCACATGTACTTGTTCAACTTTCTGATGCTGATGTAGCTCCTGAAATTAGTTATTGGAAAACTGCAATATATG AGAGCCTACAATCTGAACAACTGATGTTTGACAATAAACCTGTGTTCATTCATGAATGGAGTGCTGATACAGAGTTAGTTAAGCATGAGGTTACTGCTGTTCCTATTTGGATAAAATTGGTAGGGTTGGAGTTAAAATTTTGGGGTGAAAATGCATTAAAGAAGATTAGTGGTATCATAGGAGAGTACATAAGATGTGATGATGCTACTGTGCATAAAACGTTACTCTCTTATGCAAAGATTTTGGTTAAGGTTAAAATTGATCAGAAATTTCCTACGGCTGTTGAATTCATGGATGAAAAAGGGAAAGTGCAGACTCTTAAGGTGGAATATGATTGGCTTCCCCTTAAGTGCTCTCAATGCAAAGGCATGGGTCACCTGGCTGCCAACTGTAGGAAACCTGATGATAAAG TTCAACCTGCAAAACCAGATGGAAAAGAGAAGAATCTTAATGGGAAGAAACCTGCTGTGACTACACCCAAGGTAATGAGAAATTCAATTACCCCTACTAGAATTCTTACCAGGATGAAGTCCCAAGAGTTTGTAGCTGACAGTATTCCAGGAAAGTCTACTTTTATAGAGGTGTTTAATAGTGCCGTTCAAAAGTCTGTTCAGATGGCCAAGGGTGGTCTGAGTAGTGGTAGACTTAGATTGGAAAGAAGATTTAAGGAAGATGCATCCTCTCGAGTTGATAATGGATACTATAGGATTTTGGAACATAAGGG TAAGCATAAAGGGGGTAGGATTTGGTTTCTATGGAATCCTCAAGGGTTTGATGTAAACATTGAGGATATTACTAGTCAGACCATTCATGCTTATGTGAAGGACAAGATCAATGGGAGAGCTTTTTGGTTTACTTGTGTGTATGGATTCAATGATCTGGGTATGAGAAGTGCTCTATGGGACAGTTTAAAAAGTTATAGTCATCATTGTGCTGAAGCCTGGGCCATTGGTGGTGATTTTAACAATGTGTTAACTTATCTGGAAAGGATTGGAGCTGAGGTTTCATTGGCTGAGATTCAACCTTTTCAGGACTGTATTGAGTACTGTCAGGTCCAGGATATAAAGGCCATTGGCTCGTTCTTCACTTGGAACAATAAACAAGGGGCTACTACAAGGAAATATAGTCGGTTAGATAGTTTTTTGGTGAATGAGGAATGGCTAAGTGTTTACCCAGATGCTTATGCTAACTTCATGCCTGAAAGAATATTTGACCACTGTCCTTGTGTGGTGCAGTTTGGGAAGACTGTTCAGAGGAAGAAAGTGCCATTCAAATATTATAATATGTGGTCATTAGCTACTGATTACAGTCAGATTGTGGAAACTGCATGGAGTGAACAAGTTGATGGTACTCCAATCTATCAATTGGCTTCAAAGCTCAAAAAATTGAAAATGCCTCTTAAGTGCTTAAATAAGAACAACTTTTCTGATATAGAGAACACTGCTTCTATCACTCTATGGCTTTGCAGCAGATACATCAGGACTTAA